From one Mustelus asterias chromosome 2, sMusAst1.hap1.1, whole genome shotgun sequence genomic stretch:
- the mturn gene encoding maturin encodes MCKTTRHVWSESEDCLPFLQLVQEYILSCGKKTLSEVLEKVFKSFKPLLGLPDVDDDAFEDYNADVEEEEPEADSQHMSVSQQ; translated from the exons CATGTGTGGAGTGAAAGTGAAGACTGTTTACCATTCCTACAGTTGGTACAAGAATACATCTTATCTTGTGGAAAGAAGACTCTCTCTGAAGTACTGGAAAAGGTCTTTAAATCATTCAAACCT ttgctgggtctTCCCGATGTAGATGATGATGCATTTGAAGATTACAATGCCGATGTTGAAGAGGAGGAGCCTGAAGCAGACAGTCAGCATATGAGTGTCAGTCAGCAGTAA